The Candidatus Peregrinibacteria bacterium sequence ACACTTTCGCGCTGAAGAAAGAGAAGAAATGCTAAATTCCTCTTGAACTTTCAACAAGGATTTTGTATGATAGTGGAGCCCAAGTTAGTACACAGTACTTTCCTGTTAGACCCGGGTCTCAACAATTAGGACTACTCCGCGAGGAAGTGGTCTTTTTTGTATTCTTCACTCTTCAGATATTATGAAAAATGCCCTGGTGATTATGGGGAGGGTGCTGATGCACTGCCTGGGATTGAGACCCGGGTCAGCGGGTTTGATTCCCGTCCTCTCCACCAGGGCGCAGTAAAATATTTTCGTAAAAATTGCTCCACAACATTTCCTCTTCTTCATAACAAACAAATCGTAATTTATGGTGCTATAGAAACGAAAGGTTCAACTCAAAAGAGTTGAACCTTCCCCCGGCGGAGTCTCCTGAAACGAAGTGAAAGGAACTCCGCCGAACCAAAATGTTATTTTGTTTCTGTGGTCGCAGAACAGAGTTCTGTCATTAGCCACTATCTATTCAGAATAAAGAGGCGTAGTATTGAATTTGCTCTGTGCTTATTCTTTAACACAAAATTTATGCTTTGGACAATTTTCGTAATCCTCCTCGTATTATGGGTGCTGGGATTAGTGAGTTCCTACACCTTGGGAGGATACATACATTTTTTGTTAGTCATAGCAATTGTGGTCTTGCTCCTCAGGATCATTCGTGGAAATAAAATAGTTTAATTCTTTAATTATTATTATATGGATGTAACTGCAAAAGCAGCTCTCAAAGCTGGTATCGCTAATTCTGCGGCGGCTGAAAAAGCGGCAATTGATAGAGGAAAAACTGCCGCAGAAGCGGCAATTGTTGCGAAAGCTGGGGCCGACAAAAGAGCCATCGATACGAAGGCAAGTGCTGATAAAACAGCTATTGATCGTATGTAATTTTGATGGTGGATTTTATTTCTCTACTTGTACAGAGTGAAATTATCGCGCTCTTTCCTCCGCTCGTCGAAGTCTTCTGGACTTCG is a genomic window containing:
- a CDS encoding lmo0937 family membrane protein gives rise to the protein MLWTIFVILLVLWVLGLVSSYTLGGYIHFLLVIAIVVLLLRIIRGNKIV